The following coding sequences are from one Brienomyrus brachyistius isolate T26 chromosome 2, BBRACH_0.4, whole genome shotgun sequence window:
- the cd8b gene encoding T-cell surface glycoprotein CD8 beta chain — protein sequence MARLVQVWKVSVWTAVTFHVLHALEVQYPALDTFHTVSCECNQEKCQAVLWFRKRHDRSQTEMEFLLYYNNANRTEYAERKLKDSFKGDQKGSWRITYNLKIMSVKKEDAGLYFCLLQGSNSLGLGNNGVELRPGETPPTSAPPVATMPKKPCQCRNLKQPEQKECSRKVLWPLVGVLLSLSVVLFSTLYYFSRLPKKCRHRFAKKQQLM from the exons ATGGCCCGACTGGTTCAGGTGTGGAAAGTGTCTGTATGGACAGCAG TGACCTTCCATGTCCTGCACGCACTAGAGGTCCAGTACCCTGCGCTGGACACATTCCACACTGTTAGCTGCGAGTGCAATCAAGAGAAATGCCAGGCTGTGCTCTGGTTCCGGAAACGCCACGATCGCAGCCAGACTGAAATGGAGTTCCTTCTTTACTACAACAATGCAAACAGGACCGAATATGCGGAAAGAAAGCTCAAGGATTCATTCAAGGGTGACCAAAAGGGCAGCTGGAGGATAACCTACAACCTGAAGATTATGTCTGTAAAAAAGGAAGACGCGGGCCTTTACTTCTGTCTTCTGCAGGGCAGTAACAGTCTGGGGCTCGGGAACAATGGGGTTGAACTGCGACCTGGAG AAACACCCCCAACTTCTGCGCCACCTGTGGCCACAATGCCGAAGAAACCCTGTCAGTGTCGCAACCTAAAGCAGCCTGAGCAGAAGG AATGTAGTCGGAAAGTCCTGTGGCCGTTGGTTGGAGTTCTCCTAAGTCTTTCCGTAGTACTCTTCAGCACACTCTATTACTTCAGCC GACTTCCTAAGAAGTGTCGTCACAGGTTTGCAAA GAAGCAACAACTCATGTGA
- the ostf1 gene encoding osteoclast-stimulating factor 1, which translates to MSKPPPKPAKPGQVKVFRALFTFDPRTPDELYFEEGDILYISDTSDSNWWKGTCRGRTGLIPSNYVAEQAESIDNPLHEAAKRGNLSWLRECLDNKVGINGLDKAGNTALYWACHGGHRDVVELLLGHANIELNQQNKLGDTALHAASWKGYSDIVEMLLNKNSRTDVLNNEKKLALDMATNAQCASLLKRKQGGNISRTHSNAEEYLDDEDSD; encoded by the exons ATGTCAAAGCCACCTCCTAAACCTGCGAAACCAG GGCAAGTCAAAGTATTTCGAGCATTATTCACCTTTGACCCTAGAACT CCTGATGAACTGTACTTTGAAGAAGGAGATATTTTGTACATCTCTGATACG AGTGACAGTAACTGGTGGAAGGGGACGTGCCGAGGACGGACAGGCCTGATTCCCAGCAATTATG TTGCAGAACAGGCTGAATCTATAGACAATCCACTCCACGAAGCTGCTAAGCGAG GTAATCTGAGCTGGCTCCGGGAGTGTCTGGACAATAAGGTGGGAATTAATGGCCTGGACAAGGCTGGAAATACTGCCCTCTACTGGGCATGCCACGGAGGACACAGAG ATGTAGTGGAGCTGTTACTGGGACACGCTAATATTGAGCTCAATCAGCAG AATAAACTGGGTGATACAGCATTGCATGCGGCCTCCTGGAAGGGCTACTCCGACATAGTGGAGATGTTGCTTAACAAGA ATTCAAGGACGGACGTCCTCAACAACGAGAAGAAGCTGGCCTTGGACATGGCCACCAATGCACAGTGTGCCTCCCTGCTGAAGAGGAAACAAGGAGGCA aCATTAGCCGAACACACAGCAATGCAGAGGAGTACCTTGACGACGAAGACTCCGACTGA
- the LOC125712824 gene encoding nicotinamide riboside kinase 1-like isoform X2: MLYILCIVSSNQKMRQLIIGIGGITNGGKSTLATSLHARIPNSCLIAQDTFFKDNSLVPVDSRGFKQYDVIDSLNMDEMMREVQSWQKDPAAFVDSYRLRSQRPKLLEAPADMYTLIIEGFLIYNYRPLNELIDMKYFLHIPYEICKERRCLRTYNPPDPCGYFDGHVWPMYLKNRNEMEDKVSDLVYLDGTQSREKIFADVYKRIKMEMDKLPGKD, encoded by the exons ATGTTGTATATTCTCTGCAT AGTTTCCAGTAATCAGAAAATGCGACAGTTGATTATTGGTATCGGAGG aatAACCAATGGTGGCAAATCCACTCTGGCCACGAGCCTCCACGCGCGCATTCCCAACAGCTGTCTCATTGCCCAGGACACGTTCTTTAAG GATAACTCATTGGTACCCGTTGACAGCAGAGGGTTTAAGCAATATGATG TCATTGACTCTCTCAATATGGATGAGATGATGCGTGAAGTCCAATCCTGGCAGAAGGATCCGGCAGCATTTGTAGACTCCTATAGACTGAGAAGTCAGCGTCCAAAACTGTTAGAGGCACCAGCTGATATGTATACCCTTATCATAGAGGGTTTCCTTATCTACAATTACAG ACCCTTGAATGAATTAATAGATATGAAATACTTCTTGCACATTCCTTATGAGATATGCAAGGAAAGAAGGTG TTTGCGCACATATAATCCACCAGACCCTTGCGGATACTTTGATGGACATGTGTGGCCCATGTACTTGAAAAACCGGAATGAGATGGAGGACAAGGTTTCAGACCTGG TGTATTTAGATGGAACGCAGTCAAGAGAGAAAATATTTGCCGATGTTTATAAAAGAATCAAAATGGAAATGGATAAGTTGCCGG GAAAGGACTGA
- the LOC125712824 gene encoding nicotinamide riboside kinase 1-like isoform X1 encodes MLYILCIVSSNQKMRQLIIGIGGITNGGKSTLATSLHARIPNSCLIAQDTFFKDNSLVPVDSRGFKQYDVIDSLNMDEMMREVQSWQKDPAAFVDSYRLRSQRPKLLEAPADMYTLIIEGFLIYNYRPLNELIDMKYFLHIPYEICKERRWFGSLRTYNPPDPCGYFDGHVWPMYLKNRNEMEDKVSDLVYLDGTQSREKIFADVYKRIKMEMDKLPGKD; translated from the exons ATGTTGTATATTCTCTGCAT AGTTTCCAGTAATCAGAAAATGCGACAGTTGATTATTGGTATCGGAGG aatAACCAATGGTGGCAAATCCACTCTGGCCACGAGCCTCCACGCGCGCATTCCCAACAGCTGTCTCATTGCCCAGGACACGTTCTTTAAG GATAACTCATTGGTACCCGTTGACAGCAGAGGGTTTAAGCAATATGATG TCATTGACTCTCTCAATATGGATGAGATGATGCGTGAAGTCCAATCCTGGCAGAAGGATCCGGCAGCATTTGTAGACTCCTATAGACTGAGAAGTCAGCGTCCAAAACTGTTAGAGGCACCAGCTGATATGTATACCCTTATCATAGAGGGTTTCCTTATCTACAATTACAG ACCCTTGAATGAATTAATAGATATGAAATACTTCTTGCACATTCCTTATGAGATATGCAAGGAAAGAAGG TGGTTTGGGAGTTTGCGCACATATAATCCACCAGACCCTTGCGGATACTTTGATGGACATGTGTGGCCCATGTACTTGAAAAACCGGAATGAGATGGAGGACAAGGTTTCAGACCTGG TGTATTTAGATGGAACGCAGTCAAGAGAGAAAATATTTGCCGATGTTTATAAAAGAATCAAAATGGAAATGGATAAGTTGCCGG GAAAGGACTGA
- the LOC125712824 gene encoding nicotinamide riboside kinase 1-like isoform X4 gives MLYILCIVSSNQKMRQLIIGIGGITNGGKSTLATSLHARIPNSCLIAQDTFFKDNSLVPVDSRGFKQYDVIDSLNMDEMMREVQSWQKDPAAFVDSYRLRSQRPKLLEAPADMYTLIIEGFLIYNYSLRTYNPPDPCGYFDGHVWPMYLKNRNEMEDKVSDLVYLDGTQSREKIFADVYKRIKMEMDKLPGKD, from the exons ATGTTGTATATTCTCTGCAT AGTTTCCAGTAATCAGAAAATGCGACAGTTGATTATTGGTATCGGAGG aatAACCAATGGTGGCAAATCCACTCTGGCCACGAGCCTCCACGCGCGCATTCCCAACAGCTGTCTCATTGCCCAGGACACGTTCTTTAAG GATAACTCATTGGTACCCGTTGACAGCAGAGGGTTTAAGCAATATGATG TCATTGACTCTCTCAATATGGATGAGATGATGCGTGAAGTCCAATCCTGGCAGAAGGATCCGGCAGCATTTGTAGACTCCTATAGACTGAGAAGTCAGCGTCCAAAACTGTTAGAGGCACCAGCTGATATGTATACCCTTATCATAGAGGGTTTCCTTATCTACAATTACAG TTTGCGCACATATAATCCACCAGACCCTTGCGGATACTTTGATGGACATGTGTGGCCCATGTACTTGAAAAACCGGAATGAGATGGAGGACAAGGTTTCAGACCTGG TGTATTTAGATGGAACGCAGTCAAGAGAGAAAATATTTGCCGATGTTTATAAAAGAATCAAAATGGAAATGGATAAGTTGCCGG GAAAGGACTGA
- the LOC125712824 gene encoding nicotinamide riboside kinase 1-like isoform X3 encodes MRQLIIGIGGITNGGKSTLATSLHARIPNSCLIAQDTFFKDNSLVPVDSRGFKQYDVIDSLNMDEMMREVQSWQKDPAAFVDSYRLRSQRPKLLEAPADMYTLIIEGFLIYNYRPLNELIDMKYFLHIPYEICKERRWFGSLRTYNPPDPCGYFDGHVWPMYLKNRNEMEDKVSDLVYLDGTQSREKIFADVYKRIKMEMDKLPGKD; translated from the exons ATGCGACAGTTGATTATTGGTATCGGAGG aatAACCAATGGTGGCAAATCCACTCTGGCCACGAGCCTCCACGCGCGCATTCCCAACAGCTGTCTCATTGCCCAGGACACGTTCTTTAAG GATAACTCATTGGTACCCGTTGACAGCAGAGGGTTTAAGCAATATGATG TCATTGACTCTCTCAATATGGATGAGATGATGCGTGAAGTCCAATCCTGGCAGAAGGATCCGGCAGCATTTGTAGACTCCTATAGACTGAGAAGTCAGCGTCCAAAACTGTTAGAGGCACCAGCTGATATGTATACCCTTATCATAGAGGGTTTCCTTATCTACAATTACAG ACCCTTGAATGAATTAATAGATATGAAATACTTCTTGCACATTCCTTATGAGATATGCAAGGAAAGAAGG TGGTTTGGGAGTTTGCGCACATATAATCCACCAGACCCTTGCGGATACTTTGATGGACATGTGTGGCCCATGTACTTGAAAAACCGGAATGAGATGGAGGACAAGGTTTCAGACCTGG TGTATTTAGATGGAACGCAGTCAAGAGAGAAAATATTTGCCGATGTTTATAAAAGAATCAAAATGGAAATGGATAAGTTGCCGG GAAAGGACTGA
- the LOC125712818 gene encoding alpha-1-antitrypsin-like, which produces MRSALLLCVFLGLARVTIQNDYDDSNSHGNEHSNDGLDIYQNNAGFAFQLYKQITAQPESQSKNIFFSPMSLSLALAALSLGARGQTHQQLFNGLGFNETEIAPEEVNEAFHGILMNLNKKKDMEVSVGSALFVKDTFKPHPEFLENLKRFYHAEGFTVDFNKTAEATELINNYVKEKTHGKITNLVKNLNTDAMMYLISYIYFKGKWELPFDPLNTKENNFYVDENTTVSVKMMHQRNNFPVYHDEEIAADVLQLLYRDSVSMMLVLPENELKALEEILQGRHVEKWHKWIEKTECEVFLPKFSISTSYSLEDVLKNMGITDIFSENADFAGISEHPRIPKTSTVIHQATLDIDELGTTGSAVTGIAIKPLSFFSPHTLNFNRPFLLIIYSHETKSILFLGRIVNPADS; this is translated from the exons ATGAGATCAGCCCTGCTTTTGTGCGTTTTCTTGGGGTTGGCCCGGGTGACCATCCAAAATGACTACGATGACAGCAACTCCCATGGAAATGAGCACAGTAATGATGGCCTGGATATCTACCAAAACAACGCTGGCTTTGCTTTCCAGCTCTACAAGCAGATCACTGCCCAGCCGGAGTCCCAATCTAAGAACATCTTCTTTTCCCCCATGAGCTTGTCACTCGCCCTGGCTGCTCTTTCTCTGGGGGCACGAGGACAAACCCACCAGCAGCTTTTCAATGGTCTGGGTTTCAATGAGACAGAGATCGCACCAGAAGAGGTGAATGAGGCCTTCCATGGCATCCTGATGAATCTCAACAAAAAGAAGGATATGGAAGTCTCTGTGGGAAGTGCCCTTTTTGTCAAAGACACCTTCAAGCCCCATCCTGAGTTTTTAGAGAATTTGAAGCGATTTTACCATGCTGAAGGATTTACTGTAGATTTCAATAAGACTGCTGAGGCCACGGAACTTATTAATAATTATGTAAAGGAAAAAACCCATGGCAAAATAACTAACCTAGTTAAAAATCTAAACACAGATGCAATGATGTATCTAATcagttacatttatttcaaag GTAAATGGGAGTTGCCTTTCGATCCTCTTAACACTAAGGAGAATAACTTTTATGTTGATGAAAATACAACAGTTTCTGTTAAAATGATGCATCAAAGGAATAATTTTCCTGTATATCATGATGAAGAAATAGCAGCAGATGTTCTTCAGCTGCTTTATCGAGACTCGGTTTCTATGATGCTGGTTCTTCCTGAAAACGAACTGAAGGCATTGGAAGAGATTTTGCAGGGACGTCATGTGGAAAAATGGCATAAATGGATTGAGAAAAC TGAATGTGAAGTCTTTCTGCCCAAATTTTCAATATCAACATCGTATTCTCTTGAAGATGTTTTGAAAAACATGGGAATCACTGACATTTTCAGTGAGAACGCTGACTTTGCAGGCATTTCTGAACACCCAAGAATACCGAAGACCTCAACG GTTATTCACCAGGCTACTCTAGACATTGATGAACTAGGAACTACGGGATCTGCAGTGACCGGAATTGCCATAAAACcactttcatttttttctccaCATACCCTAAATTTTAATCGTCCTTTTTTGCTTATCATATACAGTCACGAAACCAAGAGCATACTCTTCCTGGGAAGAATTGTCAATCCAGCAGACTCATAG
- the carnmt1 gene encoding carnosine N-methyltransferase isoform X2, translating to MAEGPGDLTADGEREGKYVSKNRDICSKEEEERLERQHFWKVIDAFKYYRIHIQERVSRAERQFRILPERQQALIPTFLPNLAKIRQCIDQNQEVLKAIDEMRKVRPSSTFDMDKLKSTIKQFVRDWSEAGKAERDSCYQPLIDEILKIFPREKCDVSKVRILVPGAGLGRLAWEIARLGYACQGNEWSFFMLFSSHFVLNRCNKVNSLTLYPWIHQFSNNKRSSDQTRPIFFPDVNPQSLPADSEFSMAAGDFQEVYTEPNTWDCVTTCFFIDTAHNVIDYIETIWNILKPDGVWINLGPLLYHFENMANELSIELSYEDVKAAILKYGFQIEVERESVPTTYTENDRSMLKYLYDCVFFVARKPAQIYYNGDGSHLEENHRKKARNQRYDSTGTVS from the exons ATGGCTGAAGGGCCGGGGGATCTGACTGCAGATGGAGAGCGAGAAGGGAAATATGTTTCTAAAAACAGGGATATATGCTCGAAAGAAGAGGAAGAGAGGCTTGAAAGACAGCATTTCTGGAAAGTCATAGATGCCTTTAAATATTATAG GATTCACATCCAGGAGCGGGTAAGCCGTGCAGAACGACAATTCCGAATTCTTCCGGAGCGCCAGCAGGCGCTAATCCCAACCTTCCTGCCAAACCTGGCAAAGATCCGCCAATGCATTGATCAGAACCAGGAAGTACTTAAGGCCATT GACGAGATGAGGAAGGTACGGCCTTCGTCCACATTTGACATGGACAAACTGAAGTCAACAATAAAGCAGTTTGTACGGGACTGGAGTGAGGCAGGCAAGGCTGAGAGAGACTCCTGCTACCAGCCGCTTATTGATGAGATTCTCAAGATTTTTCCAAGGGAAAAATG TGATGTGTCAAAAGTGAGAATCCTGGTACCGGGGGCGGGGCTTGGGCGGCTCGCCTGGGAGATTGCCCGACTGGGCTACGCCTGCCAAGGCAATGAATGGAGTTTCTTCATGCTCTTCTCGTCCCACTTTGTTTTAAACAG GTGCAATAAGGTCAACTCTTTGACCCTTTATCCCTGGATCCATCAGTTCAGCAATAACAAACGATCGTCAGATCAGACCCGGcccatttttttcccagatgtgAACCCTCAAAGCCTTCCAGCAGATTCTGAATTCTCGATGGCGGCGGGAGATTTCCAGGAAGTGTACACAGAACCAA ATACCTGGGATTGTGTTACAACCTGTTTCTTTATTGATACTGCTCACAATGTCATTGACTACATAGAAACTATCTGGAACATTCTTAAACCAGATGGAGTGTGGATTAATTTAG GCCCGCTGCTGTACCACTTCGAAAACATGGCCAATGAACTGTCGATCGAACTCAGCTATGAGGATGTAAAGGCAGCCATTCTGAAGTATGGATTCCAGATTGAG GTGGAGAGGGAGTCTGTCCCCACAACCTACACTGAGAATGACCGTTCCATGCTGAAATACTTATATGACTGTGTCTTCTTTGTGGCACGGAAACCAGCTCAGATTTATTATAACGGAGATGGGAGTCATCTTGAGGAAAACCACAGAAAGAAAGCAAGAAATCAGAGATATGACAGTACAGGAACGGTCAGCTAA
- the carnmt1 gene encoding carnosine N-methyltransferase isoform X1, producing MAEGPGDLTADGEREGKYVSKNRDICSKEEEERLERQHFWKVIDAFKYYRIHIQERVSRAERQFRILPERQQALIPTFLPNLAKIRQCIDQNQEVLKAIVRNCIHMFENMEYGEDDEMRKVRPSSTFDMDKLKSTIKQFVRDWSEAGKAERDSCYQPLIDEILKIFPREKCDVSKVRILVPGAGLGRLAWEIARLGYACQGNEWSFFMLFSSHFVLNRCNKVNSLTLYPWIHQFSNNKRSSDQTRPIFFPDVNPQSLPADSEFSMAAGDFQEVYTEPNTWDCVTTCFFIDTAHNVIDYIETIWNILKPDGVWINLGPLLYHFENMANELSIELSYEDVKAAILKYGFQIEVERESVPTTYTENDRSMLKYLYDCVFFVARKPAQIYYNGDGSHLEENHRKKARNQRYDSTGTVS from the exons ATGGCTGAAGGGCCGGGGGATCTGACTGCAGATGGAGAGCGAGAAGGGAAATATGTTTCTAAAAACAGGGATATATGCTCGAAAGAAGAGGAAGAGAGGCTTGAAAGACAGCATTTCTGGAAAGTCATAGATGCCTTTAAATATTATAG GATTCACATCCAGGAGCGGGTAAGCCGTGCAGAACGACAATTCCGAATTCTTCCGGAGCGCCAGCAGGCGCTAATCCCAACCTTCCTGCCAAACCTGGCAAAGATCCGCCAATGCATTGATCAGAACCAGGAAGTACTTAAGGCCATTGTACGTAATTGTATCCACATGTTTGAAAACATGGAGTACGGTGAAGAT GACGAGATGAGGAAGGTACGGCCTTCGTCCACATTTGACATGGACAAACTGAAGTCAACAATAAAGCAGTTTGTACGGGACTGGAGTGAGGCAGGCAAGGCTGAGAGAGACTCCTGCTACCAGCCGCTTATTGATGAGATTCTCAAGATTTTTCCAAGGGAAAAATG TGATGTGTCAAAAGTGAGAATCCTGGTACCGGGGGCGGGGCTTGGGCGGCTCGCCTGGGAGATTGCCCGACTGGGCTACGCCTGCCAAGGCAATGAATGGAGTTTCTTCATGCTCTTCTCGTCCCACTTTGTTTTAAACAG GTGCAATAAGGTCAACTCTTTGACCCTTTATCCCTGGATCCATCAGTTCAGCAATAACAAACGATCGTCAGATCAGACCCGGcccatttttttcccagatgtgAACCCTCAAAGCCTTCCAGCAGATTCTGAATTCTCGATGGCGGCGGGAGATTTCCAGGAAGTGTACACAGAACCAA ATACCTGGGATTGTGTTACAACCTGTTTCTTTATTGATACTGCTCACAATGTCATTGACTACATAGAAACTATCTGGAACATTCTTAAACCAGATGGAGTGTGGATTAATTTAG GCCCGCTGCTGTACCACTTCGAAAACATGGCCAATGAACTGTCGATCGAACTCAGCTATGAGGATGTAAAGGCAGCCATTCTGAAGTATGGATTCCAGATTGAG GTGGAGAGGGAGTCTGTCCCCACAACCTACACTGAGAATGACCGTTCCATGCTGAAATACTTATATGACTGTGTCTTCTTTGTGGCACGGAAACCAGCTCAGATTTATTATAACGGAGATGGGAGTCATCTTGAGGAAAACCACAGAAAGAAAGCAAGAAATCAGAGATATGACAGTACAGGAACGGTCAGCTAA
- the carnmt1 gene encoding carnosine N-methyltransferase isoform X3: protein MPLNIIETNEWPLPLFRIHIQERVSRAERQFRILPERQQALIPTFLPNLAKIRQCIDQNQEVLKAIVRNCIHMFENMEYGEDDEMRKVRPSSTFDMDKLKSTIKQFVRDWSEAGKAERDSCYQPLIDEILKIFPREKCDVSKVRILVPGAGLGRLAWEIARLGYACQGNEWSFFMLFSSHFVLNRCNKVNSLTLYPWIHQFSNNKRSSDQTRPIFFPDVNPQSLPADSEFSMAAGDFQEVYTEPNTWDCVTTCFFIDTAHNVIDYIETIWNILKPDGVWINLGPLLYHFENMANELSIELSYEDVKAAILKYGFQIEVERESVPTTYTENDRSMLKYLYDCVFFVARKPAQIYYNGDGSHLEENHRKKARNQRYDSTGTVS, encoded by the exons ATGCCTTTAAATATTATAG AAACAAATGAATGGCCTTTACCCCTTTTCAGGATTCACATCCAGGAGCGGGTAAGCCGTGCAGAACGACAATTCCGAATTCTTCCGGAGCGCCAGCAGGCGCTAATCCCAACCTTCCTGCCAAACCTGGCAAAGATCCGCCAATGCATTGATCAGAACCAGGAAGTACTTAAGGCCATTGTACGTAATTGTATCCACATGTTTGAAAACATGGAGTACGGTGAAGAT GACGAGATGAGGAAGGTACGGCCTTCGTCCACATTTGACATGGACAAACTGAAGTCAACAATAAAGCAGTTTGTACGGGACTGGAGTGAGGCAGGCAAGGCTGAGAGAGACTCCTGCTACCAGCCGCTTATTGATGAGATTCTCAAGATTTTTCCAAGGGAAAAATG TGATGTGTCAAAAGTGAGAATCCTGGTACCGGGGGCGGGGCTTGGGCGGCTCGCCTGGGAGATTGCCCGACTGGGCTACGCCTGCCAAGGCAATGAATGGAGTTTCTTCATGCTCTTCTCGTCCCACTTTGTTTTAAACAG GTGCAATAAGGTCAACTCTTTGACCCTTTATCCCTGGATCCATCAGTTCAGCAATAACAAACGATCGTCAGATCAGACCCGGcccatttttttcccagatgtgAACCCTCAAAGCCTTCCAGCAGATTCTGAATTCTCGATGGCGGCGGGAGATTTCCAGGAAGTGTACACAGAACCAA ATACCTGGGATTGTGTTACAACCTGTTTCTTTATTGATACTGCTCACAATGTCATTGACTACATAGAAACTATCTGGAACATTCTTAAACCAGATGGAGTGTGGATTAATTTAG GCCCGCTGCTGTACCACTTCGAAAACATGGCCAATGAACTGTCGATCGAACTCAGCTATGAGGATGTAAAGGCAGCCATTCTGAAGTATGGATTCCAGATTGAG GTGGAGAGGGAGTCTGTCCCCACAACCTACACTGAGAATGACCGTTCCATGCTGAAATACTTATATGACTGTGTCTTCTTTGTGGCACGGAAACCAGCTCAGATTTATTATAACGGAGATGGGAGTCATCTTGAGGAAAACCACAGAAAGAAAGCAAGAAATCAGAGATATGACAGTACAGGAACGGTCAGCTAA
- the wu:fa19b12 gene encoding uncharacterized protein C9orf40 homolog, whose protein sequence is MTKRRAENAVTCNAPCKRFIRSCAKIDTPLPGRDVACAVTDTPPLPTLPGNPRKRSLEEPGLQKTALPHKKSPADAESCTGGKCTLDNGPERSYGRFEQMSDPEPASAATPKRRREAEEVPHKMSKSEEGFPPEDDLSTFNSFQFWRVPLPSLDLSDLQSDGQEAARSISSEADSMET, encoded by the exons ATGACGAAAAGACGAGCGGAAAACGCCGTTACCTGCAATGCCCCGTGTAAGCGATTTATCCGCTCGTGTGCCAAGATCGATACACCTTTGCCTGGCAGGGATGTAGCCTGCGCAGTTACCGACACACCGCCGCTGCCCACCTTGCCAGGGAACCCCCGCAAAAGATCCCTTGAGGAGCCAGGTCTGCAGAAGACGGCTCTGCCCCACAAGAAGTCGCCCGCGGACGCCGAAAGCTGCACGGGGGGGAAGTGCACGTTAGACAATGGGCCGGAGAGAAGTTATGGAAGATTCGAGCAGATGAGCGATCCCGAGCCGGCTTCAGCAGCGACTCCTAAAAGGCGCAGAGAGGCAGAAGAGGTCCCCCATAAAATGTCAAAGTCCGAAGAA GGCTTTCCACCAGAGGATGACCTCTCCACCTTCAACTCCTTCCAGTTCTGGAGGGTTCCTCTTCCCAGCCTGGACTTGTCAGACTTACAGAGTGATGGCCAGGAAGCTGCCAGAAGCATCTCATCGGAGGCCGACTCCATGGAAACGTGA